Proteins from a single region of Pseudomonas ekonensis:
- a CDS encoding 1-aminocyclopropane-1-carboxylate deaminase/D-cysteine desulfhydrase, with amino-acid sequence MFLPPSDWLAQAPLERLRLDWLDRAGIEAAVLRLDRIDPLISGNKWFKLVEHLKAADRAGAEGIISLGGAHSNHLHALAAAGKRLGFATVGLLRGHPQDTPTVTDLQAFGMQLHWLGYGGYRARHEPGFWQPWQAQYPTLHAVPEGGGGLAGARGCAALKEQVDVQLGALGWDGFDAWWLACGTGTTLAGLVLAEAGGRPVHGALAVPDDHGVAPQVDAIVREAGLESPLYALTDASRGGFAKVDPALLAFIERTEQACGVPLEPLYTGKALFALERSVEAGRFPAGTRLVFVHTGGLQGRRGFAVR; translated from the coding sequence ATGTTTCTTCCCCCCTCCGACTGGCTCGCCCAGGCTCCGCTCGAACGGCTTCGGCTCGACTGGCTCGACCGCGCCGGCATCGAGGCGGCGGTCCTGCGCCTGGACCGCATCGATCCGCTGATCAGCGGCAACAAGTGGTTCAAGCTCGTCGAGCACCTCAAGGCCGCCGACCGGGCCGGTGCCGAAGGCATCATCAGCCTCGGCGGTGCCCACTCCAATCATCTGCATGCCTTGGCCGCTGCGGGCAAGCGCCTGGGGTTCGCCACGGTCGGCCTGTTGCGCGGGCATCCGCAGGACACGCCCACCGTGACCGATCTGCAGGCCTTCGGCATGCAACTGCACTGGCTCGGCTATGGCGGTTACCGGGCGCGGCATGAGCCGGGGTTCTGGCAGCCATGGCAGGCGCAGTATCCGACGCTGCATGCGGTGCCGGAGGGCGGCGGAGGGCTGGCGGGCGCACGGGGCTGCGCAGCGTTGAAGGAGCAGGTCGACGTGCAGCTCGGCGCGCTCGGTTGGGACGGCTTCGACGCTTGGTGGCTGGCCTGCGGCACCGGCACCACCCTGGCCGGGCTGGTGCTGGCCGAGGCCGGTGGCCGACCGGTGCATGGCGCGCTGGCGGTGCCGGACGACCACGGCGTGGCGCCGCAGGTCGATGCGATCGTCCGGGAGGCCGGGCTGGAGAGTCCGCTCTACGCGCTGACCGACGCCAGCCGCGGCGGGTTCGCCAAGGTCGATCCGGCCTTGCTGGCGTTCATCGAACGCACGGAGCAGGCCTGTGGTGTTCCGCTGGAGCCGCTGTACACCGGCAAGGCGTTGTTCGCGCTTGAACGGTCCGTCGAGGCCGGCCGCTTTCCCGCCGGCACGCGGTTGGTGTTCGTGCATACCGGCGGATTGCAGGGGCGCAGGGGATTTGCGGTGCGCTGA
- a CDS encoding cytochrome b gives MPWTSSESRYSTVSVLLHWLMLVLLVLVYASMELRGYFPKGSGGRTLIREVHYMLGLTVFVLVWFRLLARSLGPAPKIFPASPQWQTALARLMHWALYLFMIAMPILGWLITSAEGHQVMFYGFDLPLLVHEDKTFAKQVEHWHVLIGNIGYGLIGLHALAGLYHHYVVGDNTLLRMMPKRG, from the coding sequence ATGCCCTGGACAAGTTCCGAATCACGCTACAGCACTGTGTCAGTCCTGTTGCACTGGTTGATGCTGGTGCTGTTGGTGCTGGTGTACGCCAGCATGGAGCTGCGCGGTTACTTTCCCAAGGGCAGCGGCGGCCGCACGCTGATCCGCGAAGTGCACTACATGCTCGGCCTCACCGTGTTCGTGCTGGTGTGGTTCCGCCTGCTGGCCCGCAGCCTGGGCCCGGCGCCGAAGATTTTTCCGGCGTCGCCGCAATGGCAGACCGCCCTCGCCCGGCTGATGCACTGGGCGCTGTACCTGTTCATGATCGCCATGCCGATCCTCGGCTGGCTGATCACCAGCGCCGAAGGCCATCAAGTGATGTTCTACGGTTTCGACCTGCCGCTGCTGGTGCATGAAGACAAGACGTTCGCCAAGCAGGTGGAGCACTGGCATGTGCTGATCGGCAACATCGGTTACGGGCTGATCGGGCTGCATGCGCTGGCGGGGCTCTATCACCACTATGTCGTAGGCGACAACACGCTGCTGCGGATGATGCCCAAGCGCGGGTGA
- the phnX gene encoding phosphonoacetaldehyde hydrolase has protein sequence MNYTAPTRLQAAILDWAGTVVDFGSFAPTQIFVEAFAEFDVQVSIEEARGPMGMGKWDHIRTLCDMPQVAERYRKAFGRTPTDDDVTAIYNRFMPLQIEKIAEHSALIPGALDTIARLRGQGIRIGSCSGYPKQVMDKVVALAAANGYVADHVVATDEVPNGRPWPAQALANVIALGIDDVAACVKIDDTVPGILEGRRAGMWTVALTCSGNALGLDYAGFRALDSQTLASERQRIHALFEGSRPHYLIDTISDLPPVIADINRRLANGEMPQGS, from the coding sequence ATGAACTACACCGCCCCAACCCGCCTGCAAGCCGCCATCCTCGACTGGGCCGGCACCGTGGTCGACTTCGGCTCCTTCGCCCCCACCCAGATCTTCGTCGAGGCCTTCGCCGAATTCGACGTCCAGGTCTCCATCGAAGAGGCCCGCGGGCCGATGGGCATGGGCAAGTGGGACCACATCCGTACCTTGTGCGACATGCCGCAGGTCGCCGAGCGCTATCGCAAGGCGTTCGGCCGCACCCCGACCGACGACGACGTGACGGCCATCTACAACCGCTTCATGCCGTTGCAGATCGAGAAGATCGCCGAACACTCGGCGCTGATCCCCGGCGCGCTGGACACCATCGCCCGCCTGCGCGGGCAAGGGATCCGGATCGGCTCCTGCTCCGGCTATCCGAAGCAGGTGATGGACAAGGTCGTGGCCCTGGCCGCCGCCAACGGCTACGTCGCCGACCACGTGGTCGCCACCGACGAGGTGCCCAACGGCCGTCCTTGGCCGGCCCAGGCCCTGGCCAACGTGATTGCGCTGGGCATCGATGACGTCGCCGCCTGCGTGAAGATCGACGACACCGTGCCGGGCATCCTCGAGGGCCGCCGCGCCGGGATGTGGACCGTGGCGCTGACCTGCTCCGGCAACGCGTTGGGGCTGGACTACGCGGGCTTCCGCGCACTGGACAGCCAGACGCTGGCCAGCGAACGCCAGCGCATCCACGCTCTGTTCGAGGGTTCGCGCCCGCACTACCTGATCGACACCATCAGCGACCTGCCCCCGGTGATCGCCGACATCAACCGGCGCCTGGCCAACGGCGAAATGCCTCAGGGCAGCTGA
- a CDS encoding 2-aminoethylphosphonate--pyruvate transaminase: MSTAAPILLTPGPLTTSARTRQALLVDWGSWDEGFNRLTASLCEQLLAIVNGADTHHCVPLQGSGTFAVEAAIGTLVPRDGKVLVLINGAYGKRLAKICEVLGRPFSTFETAEDEPTTAADVDCLLRADSAITHVALIHCETSTGILNPLADIADVVRRHGKRLIVDAMSSFGALPVDAQQVPFDALIAASGKCLEGVPGMGFVFARKESLAAAAGNSHSLAMDLADQHAYRMKTGQWRFTPPTHVVAALHEALLQYNEEGGLPARHARYAANCRALLDGMAALGLRSFLPAAIQAPVIATFHAPKDPRYQFKAFYERVKAKGFILYPGKLTQVETFRVGCIGHVDPAQMREAVAAVGEALREMEVFDT, translated from the coding sequence ATGAGTACCGCCGCCCCGATCCTGCTCACCCCAGGCCCGTTGACCACTTCGGCCCGCACCCGCCAGGCCCTGCTGGTGGACTGGGGTTCGTGGGACGAAGGCTTCAACCGGCTGACCGCCAGTCTCTGCGAACAGCTGCTGGCGATCGTCAACGGCGCCGACACCCATCACTGCGTGCCCCTGCAAGGCAGCGGCACGTTCGCCGTCGAAGCCGCCATCGGCACGCTGGTGCCCCGCGACGGCAAGGTGCTGGTGCTGATCAACGGCGCCTACGGCAAGCGGCTGGCGAAGATCTGCGAAGTCCTCGGCCGCCCGTTCAGCACCTTCGAAACCGCCGAAGACGAACCGACCACCGCCGCCGACGTCGACTGCCTGCTGCGCGCCGACAGCGCCATCACCCACGTGGCGCTGATCCACTGCGAAACCAGCACCGGCATCCTCAACCCGCTGGCGGACATCGCCGATGTCGTGCGGCGCCACGGCAAGCGCCTGATCGTCGATGCCATGAGCTCGTTCGGCGCCTTGCCGGTGGACGCCCAGCAGGTGCCGTTCGACGCACTGATCGCCGCTTCCGGCAAATGCCTGGAAGGCGTGCCGGGCATGGGTTTCGTGTTTGCCCGCAAGGAATCCCTGGCCGCTGCCGCCGGCAACTCTCACTCCCTGGCGATGGATCTGGCTGACCAGCACGCTTACAGGATGAAGACCGGCCAATGGCGCTTCACCCCGCCGACCCATGTGGTCGCGGCGCTGCACGAAGCCCTGCTGCAATACAACGAAGAAGGTGGCCTGCCGGCGCGCCATGCGCGTTACGCCGCCAACTGCCGGGCACTGCTGGACGGAATGGCCGCGCTGGGCCTGCGCAGTTTCCTGCCCGCCGCCATCCAGGCCCCGGTCATCGCCACCTTCCACGCGCCGAAGGATCCGCGCTACCAGTTCAAGGCGTTCTATGAACGGGTCAAGGCCAAGGGTTTCATCCTCTATCCCGGCAAGCTGACCCAGGTCGAGACGTTCCGCGTCGGCTGCATCGGCCACGTCGACCCGGCGCAGATGCGCGAGGCCGTCGCCGCCGTGGGCGAGGCGCTGCGCGAAATGGAAGTCTTCGACACCTGA
- a CDS encoding LysR substrate-binding domain-containing protein, with amino-acid sequence MNLFQLRAFDAVAREGSFTRAAARLFISQPAVTGHIKALEEHYQITLLRRTARRVELTEEGTRLAAITRAMFSLAEEAQVMLEANRQLLTGRLEVAADGPHLVMPMLARLRERYPGITVNLRLGNAQETLAALLSEHADVAVLTEVEPRKGLHLQALSESRICALVPAGHPWSVRSGTVALKALDRVIMVLREPGSITRRTFDGACAQASVRPRVLLELDSREAVTEAVAANLGVGVVSSVEVSPDPRVVALPLAGDGLENRHMIGCLERRRELRLIQAFLELAPA; translated from the coding sequence ATGAACCTGTTCCAGCTCCGGGCCTTCGACGCCGTGGCCCGGGAAGGCAGCTTCACCCGGGCCGCCGCACGGCTGTTCATCAGCCAGCCGGCGGTCACCGGGCACATCAAGGCGCTGGAGGAGCACTACCAGATCACCCTGTTGCGCCGCACCGCACGGCGGGTCGAACTGACCGAAGAGGGCACCCGGCTGGCGGCGATCACCCGGGCCATGTTCAGCCTCGCCGAAGAGGCCCAGGTGATGCTCGAAGCCAACCGCCAGTTGCTCACCGGCCGGCTGGAGGTGGCGGCAGACGGCCCGCACCTGGTCATGCCGATGCTCGCCAGGCTGCGGGAGCGGTATCCGGGGATCACGGTGAACCTGCGCCTGGGCAACGCGCAGGAAACCCTGGCCGCGTTGCTGTCCGAGCATGCCGACGTGGCGGTGCTGACCGAGGTCGAACCGCGCAAGGGCCTGCACCTTCAGGCGCTGAGCGAGTCGCGGATCTGTGCGCTGGTGCCGGCGGGGCATCCTTGGTCGGTGCGTTCGGGCACCGTGGCGCTCAAGGCGCTGGATCGGGTCATCATGGTGCTGCGGGAGCCGGGCTCGATCACCCGGCGCACCTTCGACGGCGCGTGCGCGCAGGCCTCGGTCCGGCCGCGGGTGTTGCTGGAACTGGACAGCCGCGAAGCGGTGACCGAGGCGGTGGCGGCGAACCTGGGCGTCGGCGTGGTCTCGTCGGTGGAGGTCAGCCCTGATCCGCGGGTGGTGGCGCTGCCGTTGGCCGGGGACGGGCTGGAGAACCGGCACATGATCGGCTGCCTGGAGCGGCGGCGGGAGCTGCGTCTGATCCAGGCGTTCCTGGAGCTCGCGCCGGCTTGA
- a CDS encoding type VI secretion system Vgr family protein: protein MHNDKESPFTLTLADGALTLPVLRFSGREALNRPYRFEVEAIGVTPALTPDALLHQPAFLRLNDQQGIHGTIHSVGCEHRAVHQTGYRLVLVPHLQRLDQAARRRVFVNQSVPAIIERLLTEHRLPPAGYRLEMTVGQYPPRPFCIQYEETDLALLRRLCEEEGIHFHFEHRCDGHVAVFADDSLSLPPVPATVVFGAQAGASPSAISVLFQRHDAVCPPMPPTVLERGHGNPDGTAANHTLPPLPTAPGSRSAEAVHADQRSRRHLQRQRCANRCIQGQSDATELRSGHLLLVADHPMSTFNEQWLITELRHQGRQPSILQPASPPRHYRNDFTAQPWSTEYRPPQTQPRPRIPGFQPAQVVGAPGAPAQVDEQGRMAVRLWPEQCHDAEPGVLWLAIASATAAGRIACEHLPCAGSRVWVSFLDSDPDRPIVFLDACHARPAPSTTPAPADGLLLDWLLNRAAPS from the coding sequence ATGCACAACGACAAGGAAAGTCCCTTCACCCTGACATTGGCCGATGGCGCCCTGACGCTGCCGGTATTGCGGTTCAGCGGCCGGGAAGCGCTGAACCGGCCCTACCGCTTTGAGGTGGAAGCCATCGGCGTGACGCCGGCCCTGACGCCCGACGCCTTGCTGCACCAGCCGGCGTTTCTGAGGCTCAATGACCAGCAAGGCATCCACGGCACGATACACAGCGTCGGCTGCGAACACCGGGCCGTCCACCAGACCGGTTATCGGCTGGTGCTGGTGCCGCACCTGCAACGGCTCGACCAGGCGGCCCGCCGGCGGGTCTTCGTGAACCAAAGCGTGCCGGCGATCATCGAGCGGCTGTTGACCGAACATCGCCTGCCGCCCGCCGGATACCGACTGGAAATGACGGTGGGACAGTACCCGCCGCGCCCGTTCTGCATCCAGTACGAGGAAACCGACCTGGCGCTGTTGCGACGCCTGTGCGAAGAAGAAGGCATTCATTTTCACTTCGAACACCGCTGCGACGGCCATGTCGCCGTGTTCGCCGACGACAGTCTGAGCCTGCCGCCAGTGCCGGCGACCGTCGTGTTCGGCGCACAGGCCGGCGCGTCCCCTTCAGCCATCAGCGTCCTGTTCCAGCGCCATGACGCGGTCTGCCCGCCCATGCCGCCCACCGTTCTCGAACGGGGGCACGGCAACCCTGACGGCACCGCCGCCAACCATACGCTGCCGCCCCTGCCGACGGCGCCGGGCAGCCGATCAGCCGAGGCGGTGCATGCCGATCAACGCAGCCGTCGCCACCTGCAGCGCCAACGGTGCGCAAACCGCTGCATCCAGGGCCAGAGCGATGCGACCGAGCTGCGCAGCGGCCATCTGCTGCTGGTGGCGGATCACCCGATGAGCACCTTTAACGAACAGTGGCTCATCACCGAGTTGCGCCACCAGGGTCGGCAGCCGTCGATCCTGCAACCGGCGTCGCCTCCCCGTCATTACCGCAACGATTTCACCGCGCAACCGTGGTCGACCGAATACCGCCCGCCCCAAACGCAGCCCCGCCCACGGATCCCGGGGTTTCAGCCGGCGCAAGTGGTCGGTGCGCCCGGAGCGCCTGCGCAAGTGGATGAACAGGGGCGCATGGCCGTGCGCCTGTGGCCTGAGCAATGCCACGACGCCGAACCCGGCGTTCTGTGGCTGGCGATCGCTTCGGCCACGGCCGCAGGCCGGATCGCCTGCGAACATCTGCCCTGCGCGGGCAGCCGGGTATGGGTCAGCTTCCTGGACAGCGACCCGGACCGGCCGATTGTGTTTCTGGACGCCTGCCACGCCCGGCCGGCGCCCTCCACGACGCCTGCGCCGGCCGACGGACTGCTGCTGGACTGGCTGCTCAACCGCGCGGCGCCTTCTTGA
- a CDS encoding YebC/PmpR family DNA-binding transcriptional regulator, with protein MGAQWKVKHKEAAANAKGKIFGKLVKEITIAARNGADTATNAHLRLVVEQAKKASMPKETLDRAIKKGAGLLGETVQYHRVTYEGFAPHQVPLIVECVTDNVNRTVAEIRVAFRKGQLGASGSVSWDFNHVGMIEASPDTPDADPEMAAIEAGAQDFEPGEEGATLFLTDPTDLDAVQKALPEQGFTVLSAKLGYQPKNPVSGLSAEQMAEVEAFLEGLDNHDDVQDMFVGLAG; from the coding sequence ATGGGCGCACAGTGGAAGGTTAAACACAAAGAAGCGGCAGCCAACGCCAAGGGCAAGATCTTCGGCAAACTGGTGAAGGAAATCACCATCGCTGCCCGCAACGGTGCCGATACCGCCACCAACGCACACCTGCGTCTGGTGGTCGAACAGGCCAAGAAAGCCTCGATGCCCAAGGAAACCCTGGACCGCGCCATCAAGAAAGGCGCAGGCCTGCTGGGCGAGACCGTGCAGTACCACCGCGTGACCTACGAAGGATTCGCCCCGCACCAGGTGCCGCTGATCGTCGAGTGCGTCACCGACAACGTCAACCGCACCGTCGCGGAAATCCGCGTGGCGTTCCGCAAGGGCCAACTGGGCGCTTCCGGTTCGGTGTCGTGGGACTTCAACCATGTCGGCATGATCGAAGCGTCGCCTGACACCCCGGACGCCGATCCGGAAATGGCCGCCATCGAAGCCGGCGCCCAGGATTTCGAGCCGGGCGAAGAGGGCGCGACCCTGTTCCTGACCGATCCGACCGACCTCGACGCCGTGCAGAAAGCCCTGCCGGAGCAAGGCTTCACCGTGCTGTCGGCCAAGCTGGGCTACCAGCCGAAGAACCCGGTCAGCGGTCTGAGCGCCGAGCAGATGGCCGAAGTCGAAGCGTTCCTGGAAGGCCTCGACAACCACGACGACGTGCAGGACATGTTCGTCGGCCTGGCAGGCTGA
- a CDS encoding leucine-rich repeat-containing protein kinase family protein — protein sequence MHTLAQLRAGELSGITRLDLCEGLTDFPREIFDLADSLEVLNLSGNALSSLPDDLHRLHRLRILFCSDNRFTELPACVGRCETLSMVGFKANRIVHVPGAALPPKLRWLILTDNRIETLPDELGERPALQKLLLAGNRLTRLPSSMQACHRLELIRIAANRFTELPQWLLTLPALTWLAYAGNPLETEADSAALDATPVIDWSTLRLEHKLGEGASGVISRALWQRDGQPDTPVAVKLYKGEMTSDGSPLHEMNACITAGRHPNLIRVEGRIGRHPDGAQGLVMQLIDPHYRNLAALPSLASCSRDVYTDDCRFHADAALRVARGIASVAEHLHGHGITHGDLYGHNILLNDQGDCLLGDFGAASFHATEDNLETRALQRIEVRAFGILLGELLERIDSGLSDERRAALQALEQRCCQPDVLSRPGFGEVTALLGKL from the coding sequence ATGCACACCCTTGCTCAATTGCGCGCCGGCGAGTTGTCGGGCATCACCCGGCTGGACCTCTGCGAAGGCCTGACCGACTTTCCCCGCGAGATCTTCGACCTGGCGGACAGCCTGGAGGTGCTCAACCTCAGCGGCAATGCCTTGAGCAGCCTGCCGGACGACCTGCACCGCCTGCACCGCCTGCGGATCCTGTTCTGCTCCGACAACCGTTTCACCGAGCTGCCGGCCTGCGTCGGCCGCTGCGAAACGCTGTCGATGGTCGGCTTCAAGGCCAACCGCATCGTCCATGTGCCGGGCGCGGCGCTTCCGCCGAAGCTGCGCTGGCTGATCCTCACCGACAACCGCATCGAGACCCTGCCGGATGAACTGGGCGAACGGCCCGCACTGCAGAAACTGTTGCTGGCCGGCAACCGCCTCACCCGACTGCCGTCGAGCATGCAGGCCTGCCATCGGCTGGAGCTGATCCGCATCGCCGCCAACCGCTTCACCGAACTGCCGCAATGGCTGCTGACCCTGCCGGCCCTGACCTGGCTGGCCTACGCCGGCAATCCGCTGGAGACCGAGGCGGACTCGGCCGCGCTCGACGCAACGCCGGTGATCGACTGGTCGACGCTGCGCCTTGAGCACAAGCTCGGCGAAGGCGCTTCGGGGGTGATCTCACGGGCGCTCTGGCAACGTGACGGTCAGCCGGACACACCGGTGGCGGTCAAGCTCTATAAAGGGGAAATGACCAGCGACGGCTCGCCGCTGCATGAGATGAACGCCTGCATCACCGCCGGCCGGCACCCGAACCTGATCCGCGTCGAAGGGCGCATCGGCCGCCATCCGGACGGTGCGCAAGGGCTGGTGATGCAGTTGATCGATCCGCACTACCGCAACCTGGCCGCCTTGCCGAGCCTGGCGTCCTGCTCGCGGGACGTGTACACCGACGACTGCCGCTTCCATGCCGACGCCGCCCTGCGGGTCGCCCGCGGCATCGCATCGGTGGCCGAGCATCTGCACGGGCACGGCATCACCCATGGCGACCTCTACGGGCACAACATTCTGCTGAACGATCAGGGCGATTGCCTGCTGGGGGACTTCGGTGCGGCATCGTTCCATGCCACCGAGGACAACCTGGAGACCCGCGCGCTGCAACGCATCGAAGTGCGGGCGTTCGGGATCTTGCTGGGAGAGTTGCTGGAGCGGATCGACTCAGGGTTGAGCGATGAACGGCGTGCAGCGCTTCAGGCGCTGGAGCAGCGCTGCTGCCAGCCGGACGTGCTGTCGCGGCCAGGCTTTGGCGAAGTGACGGCGCTGCTGGGCAAGCTGTGA